The Pithys albifrons albifrons isolate INPA30051 chromosome 4, PitAlb_v1, whole genome shotgun sequence genome segment TGGCATACGACCTCCAGCATAGGTGTTCACTTACACCCTCCACCACCAGCCTATCTTAACTACAATATTTATATTAGCATATCTATAGGTCCCACATGAGTTGTACTCTGTAGCAGAACAAGAGCCAAGTGTTTGACAGAATTGGCTGAGCCACGAGTGCTAATCAACACACAAGAAAGGCCTGTAACCAGAATGAAGTGGTGGAGAGATGTCAGTCATGCCCAGAGGGAAAAGAGACATTCTTCAGACTAGATTCACCCACTGTTACTTGTACCTTTACTCCATGATGTGCCTGAGTGAAATCAGTGAGACTGTAAGTGATGACAACTTAAGCAAGGCTAAAACAAAAACTTTCCatataatcaaataaaaaagccaAGAGTATCAACAGAATTAATTGAGCTAATATATTTAGCAGATGAACAGTTGATAAAGAGGCTGTTTAACATAGTATTGTAAAACAGATACCTGCAATAAAATATTAACTATAGTTTGCCAATCTgggaaacaaattattttctgttcagcATCCAAATGATAGCAAgctttggaaatatttattcattttaactTACTTATATACAGTGAGCTCATTTTAATGTAATAGTTTATTTCAACATAATCTTAGTAATGACTTCTATGACTTACTGAAGGTTCTTAACACATTTGAGACTTAGACACTTTCCTTGCAAGCCTTCATAAATATATTGATAGTGACAATATGTCTTTTGTTGTTAAGTTTTCCAGTTTTTGTATCTTTAATGAGGGCCAACACTATTTAACGATGTTTTAAGTTGCAACTGAAATGGGCAATGTTTGAGCAAAATATGCCACACAGAGTTTGAAATTAATTCTAAGCAgctaaagaaatttaaaacacaTATGTTTATAGGTATATTATATATTGGTGTGTAATAATgcatacacacatatgtattttattgttGAGCTTTAACAGCATAAAGTACACTGATGGCAAGATTTGAATCTAGATTATCCATAGAAAATTGGTGtgctttttctgaaaatcaatACAAGCTCAAAGCAAAATGTGATACCAGGTAATTCTCTGCCATGGCCTAAAACTGATCATCAATTTGAACAcctaaataatttaattaaacaTCAGAGTAGTCAAATAGATATTGATAATGAAATAGctccattttaaaatgttactgaGTAAAATTTTGTATTCATCCCAAGTAGGTGACTGAACAACATTTAGGGATAAGGCCTCTCAGTCATGAGTGGATCTCATATGTACTACTGGAGTACGAATAATAAATAATAGTGCATGTACTGTAAAGTCTCTAAAATCAGTGATAATACCAAGCATTTTCCATCCTTGAAACACTGTACACACATAAAATTATTCCTCACAACACCCCTGTGGGCTAGGAACAAAAGTGTTACCCCATCTTACTGATGGGGCAACTCATGCCAATACTACAAGGTGCTAGCTGAAGCTGCAAGGGGAGTTCAGTCCCTGATTCCCAGAGGCCCCAGAAGTATGTAATTCTCAAGCAAAATCTGAGTCTAGCAACTTGCCCACTTCCTCAGAATATGTGAGTGGCACAGCGCAAAGATGCTGGCTTTTGTATTTGTCACTTTGTCTGTTGAGACATTCTccctttgaaaaaataaaatactatacACTGATGCTGtgacacacacaaacatgtGGTTTTCTTATCATAAATCTGATGATAGAATTTGAATTTTGATATCTGGAAAGGAAAGGCATTTCCTTGTGAGTGCCTACCTTGCGTAGCAGAGTCATAGCAAGAGTCTCCCATTCTTCTACTGTTATGCATGCAggttcttttagttgtttataTGAATACACTGATTATTCATGTGATAACATCAAATTCTATATTAAGGGGCACAGCAGTATTTTGCAGCTTTCAGGAGCTCCTTTGAAACTGGGATAATCCTGTGGAATGTACTAAAATACATGTCTTAtatgttttccctctttttaaaaattaagtccAGAATGCTTAGACatactttaaaatactgtatAGCTAGCCATTGTTTTGGTAATGTGTAAAGCAAAGTAAGACATCTGAACCTGGAAGCACTCCCTCTTGCACTAGAACAACTTGGAGTATCTCCACTGAAGTCCATGGAGCTTCAGTGGTGTAAAAGCAGGCACGGTGAAGTTACGATCAGTATACTTCCATCCTCTTGCCAATCTGTAGCTGCCCTATACCAGCAACACTGACAAACTTCACGACTTCATCTGGAGGAGGGAATGTAAGTAGCATGTTTGTTAGCAAATCCTGTGAACTATGCACATACCTGATCTCATCACTGAAGGCTTCATCATTCATTATGCTAGTGTTACACAAAGACGTAAAAAACAGGCAGTTCTTTTGACCTCTGCAGAAttagagaaaaaggaaaaaataaaacacagtatCTTCCAAATGACAGAGTACATGCAGAGAAGTCAATTAAAGACAACACAAATGCAGCACAAATGCAGCTTTagggaaacaaaatatttgccaagagagaaaggacAAAACAGGTAAAGGGACAGATAATATATTGAGAGCTAATAtatacaaaacagaaaaaatggacaaaaatgTTATATCAATTATTTGTTataaatgctcttttttaatAACTCATGGGAAAAATGTAATTGGAGAGTTTGAAAGCCTTGCCAGAATTTTCATATAATAAAATAACCCTCCCCTCAAAAAATCATAACTGGCAATGTTTCTGATCATACAGAATTCCTACAAGGttctatttttaaacatctgtAATTCAACAGACTTTGACCATTTTTATCTGTGTAgcacatttattatttaatgtGTTCCTAGAATAAATACAATAAACCccatacatatttaaaaatagataccattctttcatccttttaattctttttttgggggggaagaaGGGTAATTTTCCTCTTGTGTTTCAAACAGGAGTATAACTATCAGtgctcctttgcttttcttttcctttgcataTCATGTTTTCTCTCAGCAAGACTCAGGGACGTGcatgcaggaagaaaagcacaaaCCTATAGTTGTTGAGTCACCTGAGGAAACTCATACCTTCTTTGGGTTCATCTTAAAAAACATAGTATCTTCATAACAAGGCCACTGAAAGATGattaatacagatttttctcttttatttgtcttttgtCGGTTTAAAATGCAGCAGGCATTCACCATCGGAACATAACAGCTTGAAGGTTACTTGAAcatacaacttttttttttgcaggagaTACTTAATCACATGCCTAACCTTAAGAATGTAAATACTTTCATTTAAATcaatgtgaaaaaataatttggttaaAGTTAGACATGCTTTGAGAAATTAGGGTCTTGAAAAACAAGATGAAACAAAATCATAGGTTTTAAATGTACAGGTTATGTCATTTGGAATGAATGGATGCGAGttgtcaatttttttcttttttctgtttctcatatTTTAGAATTTAAACTGCTCCTGATAAATTTGTTCCCAAATTTTATCATGCAGTATATTGTGAATATTAGACAGATGTTTCAACAACCTGAAAAGGAGTACATAATAAGTGTTCAAAAAGCAGTCAATTTCAAACAGTAGTCCTTCAAAAGTCTGTTCTCCCcactccaaaatattttttatggttttgggttttttttgttctactGCCTTGTGATAAATGCTCttacaatttattttcatgGGACAAAAGATTTTCTAATTCTATCCCTTTGCACTGTTAATataaatcagaaaaacatttgAATATAAGGTGTCGACCTTATTCCGATTTTCAGATGCAACGATTAGAAGTCATTGACACCAATCTACCACAAGTGACCTTAGTCTCATATTTTGCTCTGTTACTAGAATAATCAAGGAACGCGATTCAGAAATAATATTACATCCTGCATTTTATTCAATTCCATATGACAAAAATAGTAACCTAGTCTAAGACATCCATGTCAATCAGTAGGTGTGTCAAGCCAACAagatttaataataaaaaatattggaTCTAGGTAATAATTCCCAGGTGTTTCAGGAAGGCTCCTAGCCCTACATGGTATCACAGTATAAAAATAGTGTCTTTCTTCACCATGCAGAGAGGAATCACCTAACCCTGAATACAAAATGGGGTCAGTCTTACTGTACCATCATCAACCATCTTATTTACAacacttttcatattttttcttgttttccttttttgtttttttcttgtcacttttttcttttcttttctttttttttttttaagttaaacaCATCCTTTAGGGAGCAGAGGTAACACTAGATGGTACCAaacactaacaaaaaaaaaggtcacaCCAAAAATTACacagataaataaaaacattcagttGCTGAAATACAGCAACATTAAGCCAcctcagtttttttttcttcaatgctTGGAAACACCTCTAATCACCCACCCACTGTGACAAAAAATGATGTTCTATTGTAGAGGTGTTacagatatatattttttcttatatagAGAgatacatatatctatatatctgaACCTCATCATTGTAGAAAATGGAGCTGTGGAGTTCATTGTTCATTTCCAGTAGAAACAAACAGCTAATAAGTCTTTGAACCTCTTTTCACTCCATTATGTGATGGCAGAAATAGTCCATCCTCTTACAGTAATGGTTTCTGTTGTATAAGAACGATTGTCCTATTTTTCAGTCGCAACTGAGAAGACCTCACTCTCTGATTCGCTCTTCAGGGGCATAAAACTCCTTTTGCTGTTACCCAGCTACCCATAATGTCCCTCAAGCAATTTTTCTGGACGGAAGTTCATAGTGTCAACTCCACCATGCTTGTAATGCGCAAAAATGAGGTAGTACACAAAACTGTTCAAGTTTTGATTATGCCCCAGTCTTCTCAGCATCCCCAGCCTAACTTATGAGTGGAAACATTCCCTTTGTTTACTCAGTGTAATTTCAACATTGCAATCaacataaaattatatttaattaatCAGAGTACATTGTGCTTTGGAGAAATCTGAAAAGATAATCAGCCAGAGTTGGAAATAAATACAGAACATTTGTATGTTACTACTGCTCATGCTGCCCAAAAGTTCCTATTTTGTTCCAAAATTATTAGGCAGTTGGCATCTTCCTCACAGTTATGCATGAAAGAGGCAGAATAGATTACAGTAAATTAAACCTACACAATCTTCTCCTTTCTCTATCCTAGACTTGTATGAAAATCACACTCCTAAGATAACTGTATCCAAATTCTGTTGGGGGTGGTCACGCTTTTAAGTGGGCTTTGTAGAAAAGTTAAATGAGTCATTTCCTTTTAAGAAATGACAGGCCCTGTATTTCCTAAGGATCTGACATTTCTCTACAACTTTTCTGCTTAGTTAATAGGGATCTCTCACTGTTTAaccttaaaacaaaacaagaaactgcAACAGGATCCTCCTTCTTATTCCTTAAGTCAATGTACTATTTATAAAATAGTTTACATCTTTGTTCAGTTCCAAATTATAGACAAACCTCCCTAATACAAAATACTAAAAGTGCAACAGTATAAATTAAGAGTTTGCAACCACATTATACAAACATTACCTTTTTATTGTACAGCTTGATAACACAAAGTATTTACTCACAACTGTTTATAATGTTGTGAATAATTTATGGTGCTAAGGTTTGTCTGTAACTTGTTTTCCGATCATTGAGCTAAAATCCAcgctacatttttttttcatttaatagaACAACTGTCCACATAGCAGctacaaatatttaaataaaaaaaggtttGTTACTGACAGGTACTTGCACATGAAAAGCATGCTATCTTTCTCAACAAAACTTCACAATTTTGCCTGCATTGAAATAAACCACTTATTCATAGTAAAACaaaacttgctttaaaaaaaaagaaatcacatagCCAGATGTATTTTGCAGTACAAAAGCTTCATTTAAGTTTGGGGCTAGTATATTGTCTGTTACCCGCATAATCTTAACATTATAAATACTACAGACAAGGATACTGTAATAATACACAGCATAAGTGTAATAATACACTTATTTAAGATTAAGATTCCTAAAAACATAGTCCAAGTTGCTATCTAATttgaacaaaaccagcaaataaGTGTGACAGAATACTGTAATTAAGCCCCACTTTCTCAGGTGATAGTACATTTTGTAAGAAGCAAAGTGGATGTAGACTAGCCTCTTTCCATTTCTAATGAAGTTACCCTATGatagatttgtttgttttctgttaaattAAAAGGTTTCAAAGTTCTCAGTAACAGTCAAACTCACTGTTGAAAGAAGTACCATGCAGATCTTGCAAGATAGCTTTTCAGCAGCCACAGAATTATGTATTTCTGCTATGGGTAAAACTTTAAAGGGAACCTATGCATTTATGTCAGGAAACTAATGCTTAACTTCAAAAGCTGTACACGGAACAGGACAAGAATTGTGTTGAATAGTGGTCAAACAGTTATTcagaataaatgcttttaatttatGCCAATCTCTTTATTATCCTCAATAAATCTGGTGAATGGACGACTGGCTCCCGTTTCAGAACTTGCTTTGTCCAGACTGACAATAGGAGGGCTGCTGCCTGTGCGAGCTTTGTCCATGCCACTGGTAAGGTTACTTAGAGGCGGGATGGCGCCACCACCTAGACTTACTGGGAGCTGAGGAATGCCTCCGTTCTGTATGACAGAAATCTCATTGTTCTTCATAGCAAGTCCGTTAGTGATAGCTGCAGCATATTGGTTCCAAAAATTGGGGTCAACGTTCATGGCCCGAGCTGCCAGATCCTTCTGGAACATCTCAGAGAACTTGAGCGCATCGCCACCAAGCAAAGCCATGGGGTTTTCCACAGAAAGGCGACGGCCGCGGCGAGCAGGGGCATTATTCCACATGTGAGTCCCCATGTGAACCTGCAGAGTAAACAGGGAGAAGAAGCACCCCCAAGTTAGCACATTCTGGTGAGATGTCTGGCCTGAAATGCTGTTACTTACAGTAGGGCTTGCTTTCTAAAAGAAATGCCTTTTAATTTGCATTGAAAACAAATCAATTCCAGTTAAGGCACAGTTCTAAGGTCCCATCAGCCTACACAAAGAAAATCCAGTTCCACAGTAGTTTTCCAATGTGCATTTGCTTCTTCTCAGTGCAAACAAACACAGTGCTGCAAGACTAAAGCATATATAGTCTCTTAGGTTAGGCAATTTCACATGCAAGCTGAAAGTTCTCACATGCTGAAGATTACCAAGGGCATAATTTGTACTGGAAGAAGGgtgttttttcctccccttcctcttctttcatcttgttctgttttcataaTATTTTATCTCATGTCAGAGGCACTGATTACTTTgctaaaaaagtatttttaagaagGACATACAAAAATGTATTCCTCAAGCTGTGTCCTGAAAGTTAAGCAAACTGCAGGAGCAAGAGTCATCAGTCCCATAGTGACCTATAGTAAATCTGTGAGAAACAGCTTTCTAGCCTGCAATGGCTGCAAAGGAGAGTAGAAAATGGAAACTGGGGAGGCACCCAAGGAGCTGAGCAAGCTCTGCGCTTCTGGTTTACAAGTGAAGTTGTTTTGCGTTGATGGTCCACAAGAACTGTCAGAACGTGTCCGCCAGCTGACTGTGCGCGCCACCACGTCTGTCAGGAGAACTACAATGTGCCTGCCTGCATGTACACCTGGAACCAATTTTAAAGTTCACATCATTTGCACAGCTGATTTCCAGTCCCTATCTTCACCACAGTGGAAGGATAATGACCACCACTATACAGCAAGCACTTCCTTGAAGTTCCCTTCTCACCTGTCTTTGGGACAAACACTAAGCACTAAAACCTGCTGAGTTCAAGTGCAGTGCCTTAAACCCCCCTCCCCAAGCCTTTACAGTTTTATGTGGCCTCTTACCTTAAGATTCCCCTTTGTGGTAAAAGCTCTACCACAGATTGTGCAACCAAATGGTTTTTCACCAGTATGGGTGCGCTCGTGTATCTGCAGTGCACTTGCTGAGGAGAAGGTCTTCCCACACGACTGACAGTTGTGCTGCTTGGGAGTCCGGCGAGGGGGGGGTGCCAGCATAGGGGTGATCCCCGGACTCATCACTGTCTGTGGTGCAGCAGGAACCTGGATTCCAGCTGGAAGCGAGGGAACCTCACCCAAAGAGATCGGCTTGCTGTGACCATTCACTTCCATTTTGATCATGGTAGGTGCTGTACTGGTGACCAGGCTAGGAGTACTTTGGCTGGGACCTAGAGTAAAGTTGGGTTCAAATAACTGAGAAGGCAGCTCTTTTAATTTGTGCGTCAGTAAGTGCTGTTTTAAATTACCCATAGTGGAACACCCACGACTGCAGACTGTACAAACAAATGGACGTTCTTTAGTATGGCTGCGGTAGTGAATTTCCAATGCACTCTTACAAGCAAAAGGCTTGCCACAGATATTACAAACAGTACTTTTAAACTTACCACGTTCTCTGTTCAGGAACAGCAGACTAAAAGGAGACTCCTCTTTGATGACCGGTCTTCCTGGGTTGGTGGATGTCAGATCTAATGCGCCTCCATTTTCATTTGTGGGTGGTGGACTGTCtggtttttctgtctttaactGTATCTCATGTGGCTCTTCCTGGTTACTGAGACCAGGGGACTTTGATCTGAAACTTTCACTGTTGCTATTTACAGGTGACAAAGCTTGCATGGAAGAAGAAGACTCTGACATTGCAGGGCTGCCTGCACTCTGGCTTTCGATATCACCAATGGCTGATGAGGAGTCATTGCTCAAATGGTCACTTTCCCCTGATCCATTTTCTATGGATTTTAAACTGGTCAGCTGCTGACAGTTCATGACAGAATCAATCATCTTCATTTGATTCTCCAAAGCAGCAATACTGGAGATCACAGAAGGTGGTGAAGAAGGACATGACCCAGAGTAAGAAATAAGGGGTTTGGAAGAGTCACACGCTGTGTCCTTTAGTTCTGGGTCCTCTTCCATAGAATTTTCATCGATGTCATCATCAAAGTTGCTCAGTGTGTCAACATTCTTCTCATCATAGGAAAGCTCTGAGTCCATGGCATCCTGGAAGCCTTCTGGCAGTGGTGTGTTCGGAATTTGCCCACCCATATGCATACGAATGTGCTGCTGAAGAACAACCGCATTTGTAAATTTCTTCTGACAAATGGGACACGAGTGCTGTACTCTAAGTGGTGGCTTCGCTCGATGAACtccaaaatgtgtttttagATTACCTTTTGTAGTAAAGGCACGTCCacaaattttgcatttaaatggtCTTTCTCCTGTATGTGTTCTGTAATGCATCTTGAGAGCACTCTGACAACTAAGCACACGGTGACAAATGACACATTGATTTGGATCTGTCATCTTCTTATCAATGTTCTCTACTAGCTGTTGTAGTTTTGAGGTTTCTGATGTTTGCATAGAGTCCAGCAGACCACCAAATGGAAACTTTGCCTTAAACTGGTCAGACACTACTGGAAGCACAGGGTTTGGGAGGCTTGTTGCAACACTGCTGTCAGTAACAGCCGCAGGAATGGAAGATGTGGAAGCTGTAGAAACTTTCCCACCTGAAGAAAGGTCCCCGAGCCGTGTGCTCGTAGGAGGCAGAGTGAGAGGTTCTGCCTTGGTCAGAGATGAGCCACTCTGAGTTGGTTGTGGGGATTCAGCAGATGCTGGAATGCCTGATTCAGAAGTGTTGAGGCTCGGGGATAGAGAAGTGCATTCActggaggcaggagaaggcCTCTGGGGTGACCTGCTCATTGGAGTGATACTTGGTGAATCTCCGTAACTGTTCACACCTGGTATTGTGGGGGGCAGCTGGAGCCCAATGGAAGTTGGTACAGTTGGTAAAACAGGTTTGCTGTCTAACCACGTTGTGACTGGTTTTTCAGGGGGCAGGGACATCCCATATGGGATTCCAGAGCAGGTGGGCACATTATCGAGGTATTCTGGAACGGGATAAGGGTTCATCTGAATGTGAGGGTATTTCTCTTTATGCCTCTGAAAATGAACTTTCAAGTTACCCTTTGTGGAAAAGCGGTTTCCACATATGTTACACTTAAAAGGTCTTTCACCTGTATGTGAGCGGAGGTGAATTTGTAAAGCACTGTCACTTCCAAAGACCTTGGCACAAAATCGGcatttatgtttaaaaaaggGATCCTCAGAGCTTGACTTCGGTTCAAACACTGACACATTTGGTGGCTTTCCTTTGCGGTGCTTCATAAGGGCAGACAGAGGATCGAGTGCATTAGCTGTTGCAGCAATGCTAACGAGCGGATTGGGGAAAATCACACTATTTGATGAAGTCTGAGGTAGAAGTGGGTTTGGCAGGCTGGACACTGAGGTGAGGCTTCCATGTCCTATTGAAGGTGGAGTTGAAGCATTCTGgggctgcaaagcactgtttgGAGCATTTGACACAGGAATGGGAGTTATGGATGTAATTGTGTTTGAGCAGGAAGGTATGCCTGATTCAGGCAGAGCAGAAGAGCCAACGCTGGATACATTGGGTGTACTCGCTCCAGGTGTCGGTCTTGAGATGTGCTGAGAGCCATCGAAGGCAGTGGTCTGACTGCTGGCAGCCTGCCCCATGATAGCAGAAGGAATGACTGCAGTAAGCTGGACAGCAGCACTGGTGGCAAACCCCTGCAGCTGGTTGGATGCTTGCCCGGAACCACCCTGGGCAGCCACGATCTGGTTGAGGGATGGTCGTAACGGCTGGCGGTTCATCATTGCCACTTGACTGCGGATCTGCTCAATGAGCTGGAGCTGGTGaatctgctgctgttgcaggGCCACGAGCTGCTCCAGAATCATGGGGATGGCCACAGCCGTCACCCCGCTGCTGATGCTTGCAGGAACAGTGGTCCGTGCACTTTGTGAGAATTGTGCGACTGCCACTTTAGTGCTCAGCAGAGTCTCTAGTGTGACATTGGTGTTTGGCATGTTATAACTTGTCATGGAAGATGGTTCAGGGATCTGAGGTAGAGGAGTAGCAGCTGTGTTTGAGGTGCCGTGATTCTGGTAACTCTTCTCTGCAGAAGTTTCTACCTCCATTggctcttcttccttttctgtgttttttatcTCAGAGCTatcattgttttctgcctggaCGATGACTTCAGCAGCTTCACTCTCTGCCTGGTCACTTGGAGAGCTTGCAGGTGAGGGCTCAGGGAATTCCTCAGCTGAGGGTGGAGCTGCTTCATCTTCATTAACAATCAGCACCAGTGGGTTTTTAGTGCAGCTCTTCTTGTGCTCCAGGAAGTCCGTCCACTTGAAGAACTCGGCGCAGCATTTCTCACAGACGTTCGTTTCTTCACTTCCACTCCTGCTCTCGTTCCCGCTATCACCATcatctgctccttctcctgagACTGCTAGAAAATCAAAAGATTGTATCAGCCAATGACTTGTAAGACAATTCTCcctacatttaaaaattttgcACATAAgtaaaatcaatattttttatttcatacaaaTTGCCCCACTTCAACATTTCTAAGGTCCCAGTGTGTGTATTCTACAACTCTTTCTACCTAGCTAATCATTTTCTTAGCACAATCCATCAAATTATGAGGTGCTATCAATTGTGGATACTGCTTCTTAATGAAATTCCATAGAAGCCATTGATTTCCAATATTTTCATACAATTCACAGCATCTTGTCTGTTGGGTACAAAGCAAGCTTTCGATGGACTCATTAGGATTCTCCTTTACCATCAAGCTTCCTCATTTCCAGCAAAATTAGAGATGCCTTTGCCAGTTCACTTAACATTGCTAAACTAATCTGTAACCTTTCAAACTCAAATCAGCACCTGACAGGACAAACTGGGTCTCTGTTACTCAAGTGTGGTCCTGGACTACCTAGATTTATTATCTCTATACAGTGTTGAGACACCATGAATTTAATGTATTTCTATATAACCTTTTAAATCAATAAGCAGTTATTTAAGAATTTTCAATGAAATTGATTCAattttagaaataacaagagTGTGTAAGCACTTTTATTACCATTTTGACTCAAAAGAGGAAAGTCTTCCTATCCCAAAAGTGGGTGTATAAACTAGCATCTTTTTGCACTTTGCTTAGTAATGCTG includes the following:
- the SALL3 gene encoding sal-like protein 3 isoform X3 — protein: MSRRKQAKPQHLKSDEELQAEVVSENAVSGEGADDGDSGNESRSGSEETNVCEKCCAEFFKWTDFLEHKKSCTKNPLVLIVNEDEAAPPSAEEFPEPSPASSPSDQAESEAAEVIVQAENNDSSEIKNTEKEEEPMEVETSAEKSYQNHGTSNTAATPLPQIPEPSSMTSYNMPNTNVTLETLLSTKVAVAQFSQSARTTVPASISSGVTAVAIPMILEQLVALQQQQIHQLQLIEQIRSQVAMMNRQPLRPSLNQIVAAQGGSGQASNQLQGFATSAAVQLTAVIPSAIMGQAASSQTTAFDGSQHISRPTPGASTPNVSSVGSSALPESGIPSCSNTITSITPIPVSNAPNSALQPQNASTPPSIGHGSLTSVSSLPNPLLPQTSSNSVIFPNPLVSIAATANALDPLSALMKHRKGKPPNVSVFEPKSSSEDPFFKHKCRFCAKVFGSDSALQIHLRSHTGERPFKCNICGNRFSTKGNLKVHFQRHKEKYPHIQMNPYPVPEYLDNVPTCSGIPYGMSLPPEKPVTTWLDSKPVLPTVPTSIGLQLPPTIPGVNSYGDSPSITPMSRSPQRPSPASSECTSLSPSLNTSESGIPASAESPQPTQSGSSLTKAEPLTLPPTSTRLGDLSSGGKVSTASTSSIPAAVTDSSVATSLPNPVLPVVSDQFKAKFPFGGLLDSMQTSETSKLQQLVENIDKKMTDPNQCVICHRVLSCQSALKMHYRTHTGERPFKCKICGRAFTTKGNLKTHFGVHRAKPPLRVQHSCPICQKKFTNAVVLQQHIRMHMGGQIPNTPLPEGFQDAMDSELSYDEKNVDTLSNFDDDIDENSMEEDPELKDTACDSSKPLISYSGSCPSSPPSVISSIAALENQMKMIDSVMNCQQLTSLKSIENGSGESDHLSNDSSSAIGDIESQSAGSPAMSESSSSMQALSPVNSNSESFRSKSPGLSNQEEPHEIQLKTEKPDSPPPTNENGGALDLTSTNPGRPVIKEESPFSLLFLNRERGPSQSTPSLVTSTAPTMIKMEVNGHSKPISLGEVPSLPAGIQVPAAPQTVMSPGITPMLAPPPRRTPKQHNCQSCGKTFSSASALQIHERTHTGEKPFGCTICGRAFTTKGNLKVHMGTHMWNNAPARRGRRLSVENPMALLGGDALKFSEMFQKDLAARAMNVDPNFWNQYAAAITNGLAMKNNEISVIQNGGIPQLPRSKELPVFYVFV
- the SALL3 gene encoding sal-like protein 3 isoform X2, whose translation is MSRRKQAKPQHLKSDEELQAEVVSENVSGEGADDGDSGNESRSGSEETNVCEKCCAEFFKWTDFLEHKKSCTKNPLVLIVNEDEAAPPSAEEFPEPSPASSPSDQAESEAAEVIVQAENNDSSEIKNTEKEEEPMEVETSAEKSYQNHGTSNTAATPLPQIPEPSSMTSYNMPNTNVTLETLLSTKVAVAQFSQSARTTVPASISSGVTAVAIPMILEQLVALQQQQIHQLQLIEQIRSQVAMMNRQPLRPSLNQIVAAQGGSGQASNQLQGFATSAAVQLTAVIPSAIMGQAASSQTTAFDGSQHISRPTPGASTPNVSSVGSSALPESGIPSCSNTITSITPIPVSNAPNSALQPQNASTPPSIGHGSLTSVSSLPNPLLPQTSSNSVIFPNPLVSIAATANALDPLSALMKHRKGKPPNVSVFEPKSSSEDPFFKHKCRFCAKVFGSDSALQIHLRSHTGERPFKCNICGNRFSTKGNLKVHFQRHKEKYPHIQMNPYPVPEYLDNVPTCSGIPYGMSLPPEKPVTTWLDSKPVLPTVPTSIGLQLPPTIPGVNSYGDSPSITPMSRSPQRPSPASSECTSLSPSLNTSESGIPASAESPQPTQSGSSLTKAEPLTLPPTSTRLGDLSSGGKVSTASTSSIPAAVTDSSVATSLPNPVLPVVSDQFKAKFPFGGLLDSMQTSETSKLQQLVENIDKKMTDPNQCVICHRVLSCQSALKMHYRTHTGERPFKCKICGRAFTTKGNLKTHFGVHRAKPPLRVQHSCPICQKKFTNAVVLQQHIRMHMGGQIPNTPLPEGFQDAMDSELSYDEKNVDTLSNFDDDIDENSMEEDPELKDTACDSSKPLISYSGSCPSSPPSVISSIAALENQMKMIDSVMNCQQLTSLKSIENGSGESDHLSNDSSSAIGDIESQSAGSPAMSESSSSMQALSPVNSNSESFRSKSPGLSNQEEPHEIQLKTEKPDSPPPTNENGGALDLTSTNPGRPVIKEESPFSLLFLNRERGPSQSTPSLVTSTAPTMIKMEVNGHSKPISLGEVPSLPAGIQVPAAPQTVMSPGITPMLAPPPRRTPKQHNCQSCGKTFSSASALQIHERTHTGEKPFGCTICGRAFTTKGNLKVHMGTHMWNNAPARRGRRLSVENPMALLGGDALKFSEMFQKDLAARAMNVDPNFWNQYAAAITNGLAMKNNEISVIQNGGIPQLPVSLGGGAIPPLSNLTSGMDKARTGSSPPIVSLDKASSETGASRPFTRFIEDNKEIGIN